TGTCGCCGTCGCTCATTATGTAGCGGTTTTTGAGGTTGTCCTTTTCCAGAACCCGCTCGAAGGTGAGAAAGACCGAGTCCCCCTCCCAGAGCCCCCTGTCGAGGCGAAGCAGGCGCACCGTGTAGGTGAAGCGCACAGGAAGGCCGCTGTCGAGGGTGGACTTCAGCCTGCCGTCCATCAGCCCTTCCACAGTGAAATCCACCGTGAGAAAGCCGTTACCGTCGCGCTTGTAGGAGACCTCGGCAACGCGCGAAGGGGCGGGCTTGCCCTCCGCCGAAAAAGCCAAAGGGGCGATTGCCAGAAGCAACAGCAGCAAACAGATTATACGGCGAAGGGCCATTCGATTCCCGTGAGTGGTGAAAGCGGAGTTAACCGCCCGATAATGCGCCTTTTTCGCATTTTAGAGTAGGGGGATTCGGTTGGCAAGGTAAGACCATTAAAGAGCGCCTTGCCCAAAGCAATGTCTTTGTGGCAATTTATCAGCCCATCAAAGCAACCCTCGACCGGCTGTATTCAGGAGTATTGGCAAATGTCTCAGGACAAAAAGGAGCCCTGGCTCAACTGGCTGGCCCTCACCACAGTAATTCTGGCCGTCTGCGCCACCCTTTCCACCTTCAGGGGCGGCGGCTACTCCACCCGCTCCGTCATGAGCCAGACGCAGGCTTCCGACCAGTGGGCCTTCTACCAGGCAAAGTCGATAAAGAGCTACCTTTACGACCTCCAGATGGACAAACTCCGCCTCGAAATGAAGACCGAAGGGACCGAGCTGACCCCCGCCGCCCTTGTCGAGTACCAAAAGCTGATTGACGAGTACGCGGGCAAGGTCGAGACCTACAAGGCCGAGCAAAAGGAGATAATGGCGGAGGCCAAGAGGTTTGAGGAGGTGCGCAACGACGCCCAGAAGCATGGGCAGACCTTCGGGATAGCTGTAATCTACCTTCAGATAGCGATCCTGCTCTCCTCCATCGCCGCGCTGCTCAAAAAGAAAATGGTCTGGCTGGCCGGAACCTCGCTCGGAGCGGTGGGGGTAGTCTACTTCATCAACGGCTTTTTCATGTTCTTCTAAAGGCAGATTGTCTGCATGTATGGTTCGGATAGTTATGTGGGATGGACTTTAGCCCAACGGTCTATGGCTTTTCGCGGGTGCCGTTAGCCGCGAAGCGGCGTAACGCACCATTCTTCGGTCGTCATTCCCGCGAAGGCGGGAAACCATGAAATAACCCGTCATTCTCGCCCGAAGGGCGGGAATCCAGTGACTTATCTTTGTGTGCTTCG
The genomic region above belongs to bacterium and contains:
- a CDS encoding DUF4337 domain-containing protein, with the translated sequence MSQDKKEPWLNWLALTTVILAVCATLSTFRGGGYSTRSVMSQTQASDQWAFYQAKSIKSYLYDLQMDKLRLEMKTEGTELTPAALVEYQKLIDEYAGKVETYKAEQKEIMAEAKRFEEVRNDAQKHGQTFGIAVIYLQIAILLSSIAALLKKKMVWLAGTSLGAVGVVYFINGFFMFF
- a CDS encoding DUF4390 domain-containing protein, which produces MALRRIICLLLLLLAIAPLAFSAEGKPAPSRVAEVSYKRDGNGFLTVDFTVEGLMDGRLKSTLDSGLPVRFTYTVRLLRLDRGLWEGDSVFLTFERVLEKDNLKNRYIMSDGDKKINYGAVEEALGAMSKVEGLTVCEATRLDTDSKYRSEIQVKFEEFRLPFFLHRFLPLVSLGDLKTPWRKDSLPPELYR